The following is a genomic window from Hyphomicrobiales bacterium.
GCCGATATTGCCGCAGCCGATGATGCCGAGCGTCTTGGCCGTGATCTCGACGCCCATGAAGCGGTTCTTCTCCCACTTGCCGGCCTGGGTAGAGGTGTCGGCGGCAGGGATCTCGCGGGCCAGCGCGAACATCATGGCGATGGCATGCTCGGCGGTCGTGATCGAATTGCCGAAGGGCGTATTCATCACGATGATGCCCTTGGCGGTCGCCGCCGGGATATCAACGTTGTCGACGCCGATGCCGGCGCGACCGATGACCTTCAGCGATTTCGCCTCTTCGAGGATCTTGGGCGTGACCTTGGTGGCGGACCGGATCGCGAGGCCATCGTAGTTACCGATGATGGCGGCGAGCTTGTCCTTGTCCTTGCCGAGATCGGGCTGGAAATCGACCTCGATGCCGCGATCCAGAAAGATCTGCACGGCGGCGGGGGACAAAGCGTCGGAAATGAGAACCTTGGGAGCGGGCATCGGAAATCCTTATCAGGAGCGGCGACGCGGCGGCCCGGCGAGGGGCATCTGGGCGTCGCGCAGGCGCTGCGACTTTGGAGGATCAGACAACGTGAACATTGCTGCGAGCGGCCGGGCGTTGGAACGTCACCATCCCCGGCCGTCTCAATGCGCTCTCGCCTTCACGAAAGAGCGCCTCGCGCTTCATGCGCAAAGATCAGGCGAGCTTTGCCTTTTCCTGGGCAAAGGCCCAGTCGAGCCATTGGGTCAGCGCCGCGACGTCAGCCGTCTCGACGGTGGCGCCGCACCAGATCCTGAGGCCGGGAGGGGCATCACGATAGGCGCCGATGTCGTAGGCGACATCGCGCTTGTCGAGCGCGGCGGCGAGCCCCTTGGCAACGGCGGCGACAGCCTCCGGACCCTTGGCGACTACGTCGGCATCGACGATCGACAGGCAGACCGACGTGTTGGACTGCGTCTGTGCGACCTTCGCGAGATTGGCGACCCACGGCGTCTTTGCCACCCAGTCGGCAATCGCCTTGGCGTTGGCATCAGCCCGCGCGACCAGCGCATCGAGCCCGCCGAGCGACTTCGCCCATTCGAGCGCGTCGATATAGTCCTCGACGCAGAGCATCGAAGGGGTGTTGATGGTCTCGCCTTGGAAGATGCCCTCGACGATCTTGCCGCCCTTGGTCATGCGGAAGATCTTCGGCAGCGGCCAGGCCGGCGTATAGCTCTCGAGCCGGGCAACGGCGCGCGGCGAGAGAATGAGGATGCCATGACCGCCCTCGCCGCCGAGAACCTTCTGCCAGGAGAAGGTGACGACATCGAGCTTTTGCCAATCGAGGCGCTGGGCGAAAGCAGCCGAGGTGGCGTCGCAGATCGTGAGCCCTTCACGGTCGGCGGCGATCCAGTCGGCGTTCGGGACGCGAACACCGGAGGTCGTGCCATTCCAGGTGAAGACCACGTCGCGGGTCTTGGTGTCGACCTCAGTCAGATCCGGCAGTTCGCCGTAGCCGGCCTTGATGACGCGGGCGTCAGCGAGCTTGAGCTGCTTGACGACATCCGTCACCCAGCCTTCGCCGAAGGATTCCCAGGCGAGCATGTCGACCGGGCGGGCGCCGAGCAGCGACCACAGCGCCATCTCGACGGCGCCGGTGTCGGACGCAGGCACAATGCCGATACGATAATCGGCAGGAACCTGCAGGATTTCACGGGTAAGATCGATCGCCTGCTTGAGCTTGGCTTTGCCGATCTTGGCACGGTGGGAGCGGCCGAGTGCACTCGTATCGAGGGCGGCGGCATCCCAGCCAGGGCGCTTCGCGCAGGGGCCAGACGAAAAATGAGGCCGAGCGGGGCGCGCGGTGGGCAGAGTCTCTGTCATGTCAGTCCATCCTTACAGATGGGCGCCTTCCGTTGGGGGAAGGTGTCCCGCGGATGGAGATACGGGAGATGGAGCCGACAGTCAACGGGTGATTATTGCGAAGGCTCCAAGCGCGCATCCGCCCACAGCTGCTGCTGCGTGGCTTGCAGGATTTCGCGGGGCGGCCGCGGATGGCACTTTGCCAACCACTGGTCACTCGACATCTAGAATTTCACGCCAACAGCCCCCCGCAAGGCATTGATGTCTGCCCGTGCCTTGGAGAAGGACATAAAGCGAATGTATTCATATTCGCCCCGCAGGAAGACACTATCGGTCAGAAGCATATCAACGCCCAATCCGGCCGCCATGCCATAAGCAAATTCATTGTTCTTTTTCTCTGACAGCGTCGTCGGATTGGGATTGAGGCTCGCCACCGGCCTCCCCATGCCAGAATAATCATTGGCCGTTACAGCCACCGACGCGGACCGATCGATGGTCGCCCTGCCGACTGCCACGCCCATCATCGCATAAGGCATTATAGAGCCGAGGGCATAGCCGGCGCGCGCGCGGAAAGTGATGTAGTCCGTCACCCTGACGGTCGAACGCGCGTCTAGATCGACGTTATACGTGTATCGATCCGAAGCAACGTGGCTTCTCTGCAACTGATCCCGCGCCGTTATATTG
Proteins encoded in this region:
- the serC gene encoding Phosphoserine aminotransferase, giving the protein MTETLPTARPARPHFSSGPCAKRPGWDAAALDTSALGRSHRAKIGKAKLKQAIDLTREILQVPADYRIGIVPASDTGAVEMALWSLLGARPVDMLAWESFGEGWVTDVVKQLKLADARVIKAGYGELPDLTEVDTKTRDVVFTWNGTTSGVRVPNADWIAADREGLTICDATSAAFAQRLDWQKLDVVTFSWQKVLGGEGGHGILILSPRAVARLESYTPAWPLPKIFRMTKGGKIVEGIFQGETINTPSMLCVEDYIDALEWAKSLGGLDALVARADANAKAIADWVAKTPWVANLAKVAQTQSNTSVCLSIVDADVVAKGPEAVAAVAKGLAAALDKRDVAYDIGAYRDAPPGLRIWCGATVETADVAALTQWLDWAFAQEKAKLA
- a CDS encoding Opacity protein-like surface antigen produces the protein MWAAFLGTDVWARRQIAVVCLTAWSAVACQVTWAQAADLDYSALRGAIMDDKSTDAADWSGVYLGAQAGYANANVDFGRATGDLIAHVLRDTIIEAEAAVSGWTALPERDARRGIFGGFLGYNSQWDDVVLGIEANYNHTNLNITARDQLQRSHVASDRYTYNVDLDARSTVRVTDYITFRARAGYALGSIMPYAMMGVAVGRATIDRSASVAVTANDYSGMGRPVASLNPNPTTLSEKKNNEFAYGMAAGLGVDMLLTDSVFLRGEYEYIRFMSFSKARADINALRGAVGVKF